The following proteins are encoded in a genomic region of Amphiura filiformis chromosome 18, Afil_fr2py, whole genome shotgun sequence:
- the LOC140139908 gene encoding uncharacterized protein: protein MASCRCTQNAYINILWIVLAFVTVLFTVIIDAAHLVELNELYWCPGLNYHLRCSQTGPPSAADVISHPSFLVQNSNSIIKIDYVAHFTTSGSVTQPTQGSKYTVVQGPLYETDTPVGVVPSRTYYLIVNDITRDDDGSVFTCTNINNVGANPGPGVFEENMKTTVTVYEACGAANKLMSSTSPNKVYSSQSISSVASSSSAASPSSGSVPSSTASQFTVTAARQAYKGARETNCNIAVGLLSFFLVIAIAIIAILACYFYMTRSRKGDSPTVPTPV from the exons ATGGCTTCATGCAGGTGCACACAAAATGCATACATTAACATTCTTTGGATTGTGTTGGCCTTTGTGACAGTTTTATTTACAGTGATAATAG ACGCGGCTCATTTGGTTGAATTAAACGAGTTATACTGGTGCCCTGGACTCAACTACCATTTACGATGTTCCCAAACAGGACCCCCATCGGCCGCCGATGTCATCAGCCATCCATCATTTCTGGTTCAGAACTCCAATTCGATCATTAAAATCGACTATGTAGCCCATTTTACAACATCCGGATCCGTCACGCAGCCTACGCAGGGCTCGAAATACACGGTCGTCCAGGGCCCTTTGTATGAAACAGATACACCAGTTGGTGTTGTGCCAAGTAGAACATATTATTTGATTGTGAATGATATCACCAGGGACGATGATGGCAGTGTGTTTACatgtactaatattaataatgtaggtGCGAACCCGGGTCCTGGAGTATTCGAGGAGAATATGAAGACAACTGTCACAGTTTATGAAG CTTGTGGTGCTGCTAATAAGTTAATGTCGTCGACATCACCAAACAAAGTGTATTCATCCCAATCAATATCATCAGTAGCATCATCGTCTTCAGCAGCATCGCCATCATCAGGATCTGTGCCATCATCAACAGCATCACAATTTACAGTAACAGCAGCAAGACAGGCAT ATAAGGGGGCAAGGGAGACGAATTGTAACATTGCGGTGGGCTTGCTTTCATTTTTCCTAGTCATCGCCATCGCCATTATTGCGATTTTAGCTTGCTACTTTTATATGACAAGATCCAGAAAGGGAGATTC CCCGACAGTGCCGACACCTGTATGA